TCTCAAATTGGTGATTGCAAAGATTTTTCTGCAAGTACTGCTGTTATCTTGCAAAAGCTTGGGTTTAAGGTTCAACCCATTTTAGTAATGCGAGGTATTACTAATTTTTCTAACCCAAATGCACTACCTAACATAGGAAATTTTAATCATGTGATGCTTAAAATAGCTAATAAAAATGGAAAAATATATTGGATTGACCCAACAAACTTTGTTAGTATGGCACAAGGAATTTTTCCGGATGTTGCAGGTAAGTTAGCCTTGGTATTAGATATTCAACAAGCAGGTTATACCAAAATTCCTGAAATAGCCTATCAAAATTCACAAGCTATAATACACAATGAGTTCGTAATAAGAAATAATATTGTAGATGTGCATGGTCAGCTTGATTTGAAAGCAGAAGTAGCAGTAAATATAACAGGTGCTGGGTTATATGAATCAAATGAACAGCTAAGGGATTTTACTTTCCACATGTTGACAGGAGTATATCTTGATGAAGAAGAGAAGAAATTTTTAGAATTACCTGATCTTACTTCTCGTATTGTCAAGGATATTACAATTAAATACGCATATCAGCAAAAAAACCAAATTTTTAAAACCAATAAGGGGGCTGGTTTAAGGTTAAGATTATATGGGATGGAGGATATTACAAATACAGCTTTTGACCAAGTATCAGACCTTTTTATAGGTGTACCTAACACTAACAAAAAACATACAATTATAAAAAATATTATAATTAAAGACTGTAAAAAATTAAATTTTGAAATTGATACTCCGTGGATATATGTCAATAGATCATGTAAATATCAGAATAAAGATACTGAATTTACAGATATAATCTCCATAAGAAAAAGTTTGATTACCAATGAAGAGTTAAAAACTCCTCAGTATAAAAACCTTAAAAGCAATTTAGAGAATAAGTTTGAGCGAGCTGCGATAGTTATTGAATGAATATAATTATCCCTTGCTGTCAAGGTAATGTCATTCCCGCTTCGGTACACTAGTGTCCGGTTTAAGTCAGTGGCGTCATCTTAGGCAAGTGAGAGCCTTCGGTACAAACGCTCGATCCATGATCGAAGGACTTCAAATTGTCGTAAGGATGATTTGTCAATCTTACTTACGATAATTTTTGCTAACTACTTGATGTTCTAGATACTGAAATAAATTCAGGATGACGTCCCACGAATCCAAAGATGTGGGTAATAGTAAGCACAAAACCGTAGCGTACTAAATTCCGTTACGGATTCGAGAACGAAAATAACGATCGATAAAACCATTAGATAGAAATCTTCACATCACCTAGCAAAACAGGTTATTCATCTTTTTTCTTATCAATGTCTTTCATTCCTTCCTTGAAAGCTTTAAGACCTTTTGCAAGATCTGACATCACTTGAGGCAATTTACCAGCACCAAATAACACTAAGATAATTAACAAGATCACTAATAAGTGACTGAAGCTCATTCCCATAATATCAATTTTGTAAGTTTTAAGTTAAAACTACTGTAATACTATAGTAAATAGTTAATTTGATCTAGCATAAA
Above is a genomic segment from Candidatus Tisiphia endosymbiont of Nedyus quadrimaculatus containing:
- a CDS encoding DUF3857 domain-containing protein, which encodes MTYLKFCFRLILLVFLINYSAQGRWSNYEDAPVEIKLCNNNITINQDGTSEEITEMHAKILKESGRSQFSHYRLSYNNYSAQISILEAKTVYNGQEYVVSKDMIEDKPLASFGQGFDQLNQITISFPKVELGAEIYLKYKFVKTKVPVDNFYGTTLFYGTEGYLRADHTKINSKLPLNIKVNDPKGVLKVITDAESDFHSAEIILEKPVYNQLTNEPNNGVLNVKHTTWVSLSSLTKWQDLAKQLAPGYFKVINQPLPTIFMNIAESALDKNTDEEKINFVTSSLAEKIQYMGDWRTVSGQYFPRDLEKIATSQIGDCKDFSASTAVILQKLGFKVQPILVMRGITNFSNPNALPNIGNFNHVMLKIANKNGKIYWIDPTNFVSMAQGIFPDVAGKLALVLDIQQAGYTKIPEIAYQNSQAIIHNEFVIRNNIVDVHGQLDLKAEVAVNITGAGLYESNEQLRDFTFHMLTGVYLDEEEKKFLELPDLTSRIVKDITIKYAYQQKNQIFKTNKGAGLRLRLYGMEDITNTAFDQVSDLFIGVPNTNKKHTIIKNIIIKDCKKLNFEIDTPWIYVNRSCKYQNKDTEFTDIISIRKSLITNEELKTPQYKNLKSNLENKFERAAIVIE
- a CDS encoding Sec-independent protein translocase subunit TatA, whose protein sequence is MGMSFSHLLVILLIILVLFGAGKLPQVMSDLAKGLKAFKEGMKDIDKKKDE